Proteins co-encoded in one Streptomyces sp. SLBN-31 genomic window:
- a CDS encoding FHA domain-containing protein, giving the protein MQIRLTVVDPLGPPEKARGRAASRDVLVTAPAGTALAAVASALASAVSGEVGAASGSGAVVLYADAQRLDDQRCTLGEPPLIDGAVLSLGAPAEPEAHPELDDAPTQLHVVSGPDAGGVHLLHGGEIRIGRSADADVPLDDPDVSRLHCAVTVAADGRVSVADLGSTNGTTLDGTRLNTRPVRFTPGALLRIGESALRLSPAGGPGARVATVADGEGYVRVPAGGEAGEARPDAGTDGQVSVPSASVDGTAAVPHARVADGEDTVPGSRRTPHTPPRASGEPPVVPGQGGAPRIESRGDGAGDTHAGRSGALAWNTSGTEPVAHAPAPDEEPPGARTRGAADEETSAPGPGTGRRKGTPLHGTDVPPGVRRRGGLSSWARKLTGGRAEQSASAPEAYGDSPAPAAAPAPYAGTQMPETWPDPAALLLTALGPGPRLWERGPGHPEALTVRLGTADRPAPDGSGLLPAVPVTANLREAGALGLAGPRARLAGLARAVLAQLAALHSPEILEIVLISADRSRPVEERTAEWSWLGWLPHLRPAHAQDCRLLLAYDREQATARTEELLRRLEDQQSDAAGGTRPATRAPRSAPAPTSAEHGTSPGADGSATLYRGDGALTARPATTARATASGPAADGFAGADGSAAPYPSVPNGPCGPRRSAGASGASGASGASGASGASGASGDDRRSPARGALHRPSWARDDDGADGPEGFAGPYTVVVVDGDPGGADVREAVARLAVEGPDAGIHVVCLAETAPASPASPLAETYEAACEAAPTFRECGAVALLSGDVATALRLMRVARAGTAPGNPTGTTGAQRPGADVPHPATNGTRGTRAAPAAPSPAHASTASNSSPQTAPSAVNPPHTGLIAPGTVAAVDAVSAAWAERFARALAPLRPDGSGADRQPRVSVPLPQTARLLDELGLARATPASLMARWAAAADDPDSLGGRAWAVLGAGPRGPVSVDLAADGPHLLIEGPAGSGRTELLRAVVASLAAAERPDRLGIVLVDGRDGVGAAAGSHGEGLRVCTDVPHVTTHLTANDPVRMREFAQSLSAELKRRAELLGRSDFAEWHTGRELSGRMVSQRSTAVRGAQASGTSGAGDLDSPPSSTMRLRPAASRRQTEAAPPLPRLVVVVDDLDALVSPALGSPGRPAAGSVVRALEAVAREGERLGVHLVAATGPGGRTAETEPARLATIRVNLEPPGTGPEEPSPGRGRLTAADGRTTPFQGGRVTGRIPRTATLRPTVVPLDWQRMGDPPARRPVRELGNGPTDLALLASALERAAREVSASEVPSLL; this is encoded by the coding sequence ATGCAGATCCGGCTGACCGTCGTAGACCCGCTGGGCCCGCCCGAGAAGGCGCGGGGCCGGGCAGCGAGCCGCGACGTGCTGGTCACGGCACCCGCCGGCACGGCCCTGGCCGCGGTGGCGTCGGCACTGGCCTCGGCGGTCTCCGGTGAGGTCGGCGCCGCTTCCGGAAGCGGCGCGGTCGTGCTGTACGCGGACGCGCAGCGGCTCGACGACCAGCGGTGCACGCTGGGCGAGCCCCCGCTGATCGACGGCGCCGTGCTGTCCCTGGGCGCCCCCGCCGAGCCGGAGGCGCATCCCGAACTCGACGACGCCCCGACCCAGTTGCACGTCGTCTCGGGTCCGGACGCGGGCGGCGTCCACCTGCTGCACGGCGGCGAGATCCGCATCGGCCGCTCCGCCGACGCCGACGTCCCGCTCGACGACCCGGACGTCTCCCGCCTGCACTGCGCGGTGACGGTCGCCGCCGACGGCCGCGTCTCGGTCGCCGACCTCGGCTCCACGAACGGCACCACCCTGGACGGCACCCGCCTCAACACCCGCCCGGTCCGCTTCACCCCCGGCGCACTGCTGCGCATCGGCGAGTCGGCCCTGCGTCTGTCACCGGCCGGGGGGCCGGGCGCTCGGGTGGCGACGGTCGCCGACGGAGAGGGGTACGTGCGGGTCCCTGCCGGGGGTGAGGCGGGGGAAGCCCGGCCCGACGCCGGTACGGACGGACAGGTGTCGGTTCCGTCCGCGAGCGTGGACGGGACGGCAGCCGTTCCGCACGCTCGGGTGGCCGACGGCGAGGACACCGTCCCCGGTTCCCGGAGGACGCCGCACACCCCGCCGCGCGCCTCCGGCGAACCGCCGGTCGTGCCGGGGCAGGGCGGAGCACCCCGGATCGAGAGCCGGGGTGACGGAGCGGGCGACACGCACGCGGGACGGTCCGGCGCGCTGGCGTGGAACACGTCCGGCACCGAGCCGGTCGCGCACGCCCCGGCGCCCGACGAGGAACCACCCGGTGCGCGCACCCGAGGGGCCGCCGACGAGGAGACCTCGGCCCCCGGCCCCGGAACCGGCCGCCGCAAGGGCACGCCCCTCCACGGCACCGACGTTCCCCCGGGTGTGCGCAGGCGCGGTGGGCTGTCCTCGTGGGCGCGGAAGCTGACCGGCGGACGCGCGGAGCAGAGCGCGTCCGCGCCCGAGGCGTACGGCGACTCCCCCGCCCCGGCCGCCGCACCCGCCCCGTACGCCGGTACCCAGATGCCGGAGACCTGGCCGGACCCCGCCGCCCTGCTGCTGACCGCGCTCGGACCGGGCCCGCGGCTCTGGGAGCGCGGTCCCGGGCACCCGGAGGCGCTCACGGTACGGCTCGGCACGGCGGACCGGCCGGCGCCCGACGGCTCCGGTCTGCTGCCCGCGGTGCCGGTGACGGCGAACCTGCGCGAGGCCGGGGCGCTGGGCCTGGCAGGTCCGCGCGCACGGCTGGCCGGACTCGCGCGCGCGGTCCTCGCCCAGCTCGCCGCACTGCACTCGCCCGAGATCCTGGAAATCGTTCTGATCAGCGCGGATCGCTCCCGCCCCGTGGAGGAGCGCACGGCGGAGTGGTCATGGCTCGGCTGGCTCCCCCACCTGCGCCCCGCCCACGCCCAGGACTGCCGCCTCCTGCTGGCCTACGACCGCGAACAGGCGACGGCCCGCACGGAGGAACTGCTGCGCCGACTGGAGGACCAGCAGTCGGACGCGGCAGGCGGAACACGGCCGGCGACCCGCGCACCCCGCTCCGCGCCCGCTCCCACGTCAGCCGAGCACGGCACGTCTCCGGGAGCGGACGGCTCGGCCACGCTGTACCGGGGCGACGGTGCTCTCACGGCTCGTCCCGCGACCACCGCGCGCGCCACCGCTTCCGGCCCCGCGGCCGACGGCTTCGCGGGAGCGGACGGCTCGGCAGCGCCGTACCCGAGCGTCCCGAACGGCCCCTGCGGCCCCCGGCGGTCGGCCGGTGCTTCCGGTGCTTCCGGTGCTTCCGGTGCTTCCGGTGCTTCCGGTGCTTCCGGTGCTTCCGGTGACGATCGTCGCTCTCCGGCTCGCGGGGCTCTTCACCGGCCCTCCTGGGCCCGGGACGACGACGGTGCCGACGGGCCGGAGGGCTTTGCGGGGCCGTACACGGTGGTCGTCGTGGACGGCGATCCCGGCGGCGCCGACGTGCGGGAGGCGGTGGCGCGGCTGGCCGTGGAGGGGCCGGACGCCGGCATTCACGTCGTGTGCCTCGCGGAGACGGCCCCCGCGTCGCCCGCCTCGCCGCTGGCGGAGACGTACGAGGCGGCGTGCGAGGCGGCGCCGACCTTCCGGGAGTGCGGCGCGGTCGCGCTGCTGAGCGGCGACGTGGCGACGGCGCTGCGGCTGATGCGGGTGGCACGGGCCGGCACGGCGCCCGGCAACCCCACCGGCACCACCGGAGCCCAACGCCCCGGCGCCGACGTCCCGCACCCGGCCACCAACGGCACCCGGGGAACCCGCGCCGCCCCCGCCGCCCCCTCCCCCGCGCACGCGTCCACCGCGTCCAACTCCTCCCCGCAGACCGCCCCGTCCGCCGTCAACCCCCCGCACACCGGCCTCATAGCCCCCGGCACGGTCGCCGCCGTCGACGCCGTCTCGGCGGCCTGGGCCGAGCGGTTCGCGCGGGCCTTGGCGCCGCTGCGGCCCGACGGCTCCGGTGCCGACCGGCAGCCGCGGGTGTCCGTGCCGCTGCCCCAAACGGCGCGGCTGCTGGACGAGTTGGGTCTGGCCAGAGCCACCCCGGCGTCGCTGATGGCGCGCTGGGCGGCCGCGGCGGACGACCCCGACTCGCTCGGCGGCCGGGCCTGGGCCGTGCTCGGCGCGGGGCCCCGCGGCCCGGTCAGCGTGGATCTCGCCGCCGACGGACCGCACCTGCTGATCGAGGGCCCGGCGGGCAGCGGCCGTACGGAGTTGCTGCGGGCCGTGGTCGCCTCGCTCGCCGCGGCCGAGCGCCCCGACCGGCTCGGCATCGTCCTGGTGGACGGCCGGGACGGCGTCGGTGCCGCAGCGGGGAGTCACGGCGAGGGCCTGCGGGTGTGCACGGACGTCCCGCACGTCACGACCCACCTGACCGCCAACGACCCGGTGCGCATGCGGGAGTTCGCCCAGTCGCTGAGCGCCGAACTCAAGCGCAGGGCGGAGCTGCTGGGCCGCTCCGACTTCGCCGAGTGGCACACGGGCCGTGAGCTGTCGGGCCGGATGGTGTCCCAGCGGTCCACGGCTGTACGCGGCGCCCAGGCCTCCGGCACGAGCGGCGCCGGCGACCTGGACAGCCCGCCCAGTTCGACGATGCGACTGCGTCCGGCGGCGTCCCGCAGGCAGACGGAGGCGGCGCCCCCACTGCCCCGCCTCGTGGTGGTCGTCGACGACCTGGACGCCCTGGTCTCCCCGGCGCTCGGCTCCCCGGGCCGCCCGGCGGCGGGCTCGGTCGTTCGGGCCCTGGAGGCGGTGGCCCGCGAGGGCGAACGCCTCGGCGTCCATCTGGTCGCCGCGACGGGCCCGGGCGGCCGTACGGCGGAGACGGAACCTGCGCGGCTGGCGACCATCCGAGTGAATTTGGAACCCCCGGGTACCGGCCCGGAGGAGCCCTCCCCGGGCCGCGGACGCCTGACCGCGGCGGACGGCCGGACGACTCCGTTCCAGGGCGGGCGCGTCACCGGCCGCATCCCGAGAACGGCCACCCTGCGCCCCACGGTCGTCCCGCTGGACTGGCAGCGCATGGGCGATCCGCCGGCCCGCCGGCCCGTACGCGAACTGGGCAACGGCCCGACGGACCTGGCCCTCCTGGCCAGCGCGCTGGAGCGAGCGGCACGCGAGGTCTCGGCATCGGAGGTGCCGTCACTGCTGTAG
- a CDS encoding ABC transporter substrate-binding protein: MRSTSSKNRKLRAAKPAAALLATALTLALAGCGGSDNKSSGGGSSESSSGLKLPKLNGQTLEVAAVWTGAEQANFMKVMDEFKKRTGAKINFVPTGNNTSTFLGTKIQGGKPPDVAFLPQVGVLHQFADKGWLKPLGADAKAQLTKNFSKGWVDLGAWKGTQYGVYAKAANKSLVWYNTAAFDSAGIKDTPKTWKDFLTTAQTLSDAGSPAVSIGGADGWTLTDWFENVYLSQAGPEKYDQLAAHKIKWTDPSVKQALTTLAQLWGKNDLIAGGNKGALNTEFPKSVTQTFSGSTPAGMVFEGDFVAANINGDTKAKLGTDAKVFPFPAVGSQAPVVSGGDVAVALKSGAGAQALLTFLASTDAAEVWAAQGGILSPNKEMDMSKYKDAITKQIAQQLLAAGDNFRFDMSDQAPAAFGGTAGTGEWKDLQDFLRNPKDVAGAQQKLEADAAKAYGSS; encoded by the coding sequence ATGCGCAGCACGAGCAGCAAGAACCGGAAACTCAGGGCCGCCAAACCGGCGGCCGCTCTCCTCGCGACCGCTCTCACGCTCGCGTTGGCGGGTTGCGGCGGCAGTGACAACAAGAGCAGCGGCGGAGGCAGCTCGGAGAGCAGCAGTGGCCTCAAGCTCCCCAAGCTCAACGGCCAGACCCTGGAGGTCGCCGCCGTCTGGACGGGCGCGGAGCAGGCCAACTTCATGAAGGTCATGGACGAGTTCAAGAAGCGCACCGGCGCGAAGATCAACTTCGTCCCGACCGGCAACAACACCTCCACCTTCCTCGGTACCAAGATCCAGGGCGGCAAGCCGCCGGACGTCGCGTTCCTGCCCCAGGTGGGCGTGCTGCACCAGTTCGCGGACAAGGGCTGGCTCAAGCCGCTCGGAGCGGACGCCAAGGCCCAGTTGACGAAGAACTTCTCCAAGGGCTGGGTGGACCTGGGCGCCTGGAAGGGCACCCAGTACGGCGTCTACGCCAAGGCCGCCAACAAGTCCCTGGTCTGGTACAACACCGCGGCCTTCGACTCGGCCGGTATCAAGGACACCCCGAAGACCTGGAAGGACTTCCTGACCACCGCGCAGACGCTGTCCGACGCCGGGTCACCGGCCGTCTCGATCGGCGGCGCGGACGGCTGGACGCTCACCGACTGGTTCGAGAACGTCTATCTCTCGCAGGCCGGCCCGGAAAAGTACGACCAGCTGGCCGCGCACAAGATCAAATGGACGGACCCGTCCGTCAAACAGGCCCTGACCACGCTCGCCCAGCTCTGGGGCAAGAACGACCTGATCGCGGGCGGCAACAAGGGCGCGCTGAACACGGAGTTCCCGAAGTCGGTCACCCAGACCTTCTCCGGCTCCACCCCGGCGGGCATGGTCTTCGAGGGCGACTTCGTGGCCGCCAACATCAACGGCGACACGAAGGCGAAGCTGGGCACGGACGCCAAGGTCTTCCCGTTCCCGGCGGTCGGCAGCCAGGCCCCCGTGGTCAGCGGCGGCGACGTCGCCGTGGCGCTGAAGAGCGGCGCGGGCGCCCAGGCGCTGCTGACGTTCCTGGCCTCGACGGACGCGGCGGAGGTCTGGGCGGCGCAGGGCGGCATCCTGTCGCCGAACAAGGAGATGGACATGTCCAAGTACAAGGACGCCATCACCAAGCAGATCGCCCAGCAACTGCTCGCGGCCGGCGACAACTTCCGCTTCGACATGTCCGACCAGGCCCCGGCGGCCTTCGGCGGCACGGCGGGCACCGGCGAGTGGAAGGACCTGCAGGACTTCCTGCGCAACCCGAAGGACGTCGCCGGCGCCCAGCAGAAGCTGGAGGCCGACGCGGCCAAGGCGTACGGCTCAAGCTGA
- a CDS encoding carbohydrate ABC transporter permease, translating to MTSVANTTEGAGALPTPSAEPRKSVTGTRLLVAALFLLPAFVLLGALVVYPIGYSVWRSLYDADGSGFVGLKNYGDIFSNDATLTAVRNTAIWVAVAPAIVTALGLIFAVLTERVRFGTAFKLIVFMPMAISMLAAGIIFRLVYEQDPNLGAANAVAKSIHDTFVSSSVYPNARPNATVSDLKPSGGGSFTSTGTVHAGTPALLPLVGIAPAKLPGNPENAKTPSGSGITGTVWLDFKLGGGGTKGKVDPGEKALKGVKVEAVKGGKVVASAKSGADGTFTLPAKAEGAQLRLPASNFSAPYNGIDWLGPTLVTPAIIGSYVWMWAGFAMVLIAAGLAGVDRNLLEAARVDGANEWQVFRRVTVPLLAPVLVVVLITLMINVMKIFDLVYIIAPQPSQDDANVLALQLFLSSFGGGGNEGVGSAIGVILLLLVLPVMIVNIRRLRRERQR from the coding sequence ATGACGTCAGTGGCGAACACGACGGAGGGCGCCGGCGCACTGCCGACGCCCTCCGCCGAACCGCGCAAGAGCGTCACGGGCACACGGCTGTTGGTGGCGGCGCTGTTCCTGCTGCCCGCGTTCGTGCTGCTCGGGGCGCTCGTGGTCTACCCGATCGGGTACTCGGTCTGGCGCAGCCTCTACGACGCCGACGGATCGGGCTTCGTCGGACTGAAGAACTACGGCGACATCTTCTCCAACGACGCCACGCTGACGGCCGTGCGCAACACGGCGATCTGGGTGGCGGTCGCGCCCGCGATCGTCACCGCGCTCGGCCTGATCTTCGCGGTGCTGACCGAACGGGTGCGCTTCGGCACGGCGTTCAAGCTGATCGTCTTCATGCCGATGGCGATCTCGATGCTGGCGGCCGGGATCATCTTCCGTCTGGTCTACGAGCAGGACCCGAACCTCGGCGCCGCCAACGCGGTCGCCAAATCCATCCACGACACCTTCGTGTCGTCGTCCGTCTATCCCAACGCCCGCCCGAACGCGACCGTCAGCGACCTCAAGCCGTCCGGCGGCGGTTCGTTCACCAGCACGGGCACCGTCCACGCGGGCACCCCCGCCCTGCTCCCCCTGGTCGGCATCGCCCCCGCCAAGCTGCCCGGCAACCCCGAGAACGCGAAGACGCCGTCCGGGTCCGGCATCACCGGCACCGTCTGGCTGGACTTCAAGCTCGGCGGCGGCGGGACCAAGGGCAAGGTCGACCCCGGTGAGAAGGCGCTGAAGGGCGTGAAGGTGGAGGCCGTCAAGGGCGGCAAGGTGGTCGCCTCCGCCAAGAGCGGCGCGGACGGCACCTTCACCCTCCCGGCGAAGGCCGAGGGGGCGCAGCTACGGCTGCCGGCGTCGAACTTCTCGGCGCCCTACAACGGCATCGACTGGCTGGGCCCGACCCTCGTCACCCCGGCCATCATCGGCAGTTACGTGTGGATGTGGGCGGGCTTCGCGATGGTGCTGATCGCGGCGGGCCTGGCGGGCGTGGACCGCAATCTGCTCGAGGCGGCGCGGGTCGACGGCGCCAACGAGTGGCAGGTGTTCCGGCGGGTCACCGTGCCTCTCCTCGCGCCGGTACTGGTCGTCGTCCTCATCACGTTGATGATCAACGTGATGAAGATCTTCGACCTGGTCTACATCATCGCCCCGCAGCCCAGCCAGGACGACGCCAACGTCCTCGCCCTGCAGTTGTTCCTGTCGTCGTTCGGCGGTGGCGGCAACGAGGGCGTCGGCAGTGCGATCGGCGTGATCCTGCTGCTGCTCGTGCTGCCCGTGATGATCGTGAACATCCGGCGACTGCGAAGGGAGCGGCAGCGGTGA
- a CDS encoding carbohydrate ABC transporter permease yields the protein MTTLDTTVRAKRSFAARVASGAGGGILRVFLVVVAVFWLVPTFGLLVSSFRDPTDIATSGWWKVFSAPGQLTAKSYKSLLENDAITHSLFNTIWITVPATLLVVFFGAMAGYAFAWMDFRGRDWWFLVVVALLVVPVQVALIPLADLFGKIGIFGEIIGVVLFHVGFGLPFAIFLLRNFFAEIPRELLEAARLDGAGETRLFLTVVLPLGAPAIASLGIFQFLWVWNDMLVALVFSDSQSQPLTVALQQQVRQFGNNIDVLAPGAFISMVIPLVVFFAFQRQFVSGVMAGAVK from the coding sequence GTGACGACCCTCGACACGACCGTGCGCGCCAAGCGCTCCTTCGCCGCCAGGGTGGCGAGTGGCGCGGGAGGCGGCATCCTGCGCGTCTTCCTCGTCGTGGTGGCGGTGTTCTGGCTGGTGCCGACCTTCGGCCTGCTGGTCTCCTCCTTCCGTGACCCGACCGACATCGCCACCTCGGGCTGGTGGAAGGTGTTCAGCGCGCCCGGCCAGCTGACCGCCAAGAGCTACAAGTCGCTCCTGGAGAACGACGCGATCACCCACTCGCTGTTCAACACCATCTGGATCACGGTCCCGGCGACCCTGCTGGTGGTGTTCTTCGGCGCGATGGCCGGATACGCCTTCGCCTGGATGGACTTCAGGGGCCGCGACTGGTGGTTCCTGGTCGTGGTGGCGCTGCTCGTCGTCCCCGTCCAGGTGGCGCTGATTCCGCTCGCCGACCTCTTCGGCAAGATCGGGATCTTCGGCGAGATCATCGGCGTGGTCCTCTTCCACGTCGGATTCGGCCTGCCGTTCGCCATCTTCCTGCTGCGGAACTTCTTCGCGGAGATCCCCCGCGAACTGCTGGAGGCGGCACGGCTGGACGGCGCCGGCGAGACCCGGCTGTTCCTGACGGTCGTCCTTCCGCTGGGCGCGCCGGCGATCGCCTCGCTGGGCATCTTCCAGTTCCTGTGGGTGTGGAACGACATGCTGGTCGCGCTGGTCTTCTCCGACTCGCAGTCGCAGCCGCTGACGGTCGCTCTGCAGCAGCAGGTACGGCAGTTCGGCAACAACATCGACGTGCTGGCGCCCGGCGCGTTCATCTCGATGGTGATCCCGCTGGTCGTGTTCTTCGCGTTCCAGCGGCAGTTCGTGTCCGGCGTGATGGCGGGCGCGGTCAAGTAG
- a CDS encoding bifunctional glycosyltransferase family 2 protein/CDP-glycerol:glycerophosphate glycerophosphotransferase produces MPRFSVIVPAYKVQAYLSECLDSVLTQSCPDLELIAVDDCSPDGSGAIIDEFASRDPRVRPLHLPENRGLGGARNAGMEQAKGDYLVFLDGDDTLTPHALRAIADRLKETGEPDVLVYDYARTYWSGQTVRNVVSVQLTEQGPAPFRLEDRPGLLHLLMVAWNKAYRREFVEREGFAFPPGYYEDTPWTFPVLMAAGSIATLDRVCVHYRQRRQGNILSTTSRKHFDVFEQYDRVFAYVDQRPELARWRSVLFRRMVDHLTKILARRDRLPRGSRAEFLRRARLHYRRYRVPGSPVPFSARLRHALIRWGLHRTYRVLQSAAAARRRMLKPAVKLVRTLRTGALRLHYRAQLRLPLRADRAVFASCEGGGNSGNPGALAEAFRAFAPHIRTGRLGRPDTAAYWTALARSKYLVSDTDFEPGLLKRPGQVLIQTQQGTPLGHMGLDLQERPAAARDMDFERLLRGVDQWDYVLSANRHSTLVWERVHPGTYTTLEYGLPRNDRFQKATSADVARIRESLGITDDTVALLYTPAHRDYRRTQHSPLDLERVLHRLGPRYVILARPQGPVPKGAGIIDVTGRPSVEELALASDALITDYASLMFDYANLDRPIVIHAHDWEAYEAARGTYFDLRAFPPGAVARSEDELVDIFATGHWRGSRSTRLRTAFRERFCPYDDGRAGERVVRHVVLGERGLPPVVPPADRHPVPSAAGTLTRSPQATVPQPTGPLTVTDSL; encoded by the coding sequence TTGCCCAGGTTCAGTGTCATCGTCCCCGCGTACAAGGTCCAGGCGTACCTGAGCGAATGCCTGGATTCGGTGCTGACGCAGTCGTGTCCCGATCTGGAGCTGATCGCGGTCGACGACTGCTCACCCGACGGATCGGGCGCGATCATCGACGAGTTCGCGTCCCGCGACCCGCGCGTGCGTCCCCTGCACCTGCCCGAGAACCGGGGCCTGGGCGGCGCCCGCAACGCCGGCATGGAGCAGGCGAAGGGCGACTACCTGGTCTTCCTGGACGGCGACGACACCCTCACCCCGCACGCCCTGCGCGCGATCGCCGACCGCCTGAAGGAGACGGGCGAGCCGGACGTCCTGGTCTACGACTACGCGCGCACCTACTGGTCGGGCCAGACCGTCCGCAACGTCGTCTCCGTCCAGCTGACCGAGCAGGGCCCGGCGCCCTTCCGTCTGGAGGACCGCCCCGGGCTGCTGCACCTGCTGATGGTGGCCTGGAACAAGGCCTACCGGCGGGAGTTCGTGGAGCGCGAGGGCTTCGCCTTCCCGCCCGGCTACTACGAGGACACCCCGTGGACGTTCCCCGTCCTGATGGCCGCCGGGTCGATCGCCACCCTGGACCGGGTCTGCGTCCACTACCGCCAGCGCCGCCAGGGCAACATCCTCTCCACCACCAGCCGTAAGCACTTCGACGTCTTCGAGCAGTACGACCGGGTCTTCGCGTACGTCGACCAGCGGCCCGAACTGGCCCGCTGGCGCTCAGTGTTGTTCCGCCGCATGGTCGACCACCTGACGAAGATCCTCGCCCGCCGCGACCGCCTCCCGCGCGGCTCGCGTGCCGAGTTCCTGCGCAGGGCCCGCCTCCACTACCGCCGTTACCGGGTCCCCGGCTCCCCCGTCCCGTTCAGTGCCAGGCTGCGCCACGCCCTGATCCGCTGGGGCCTGCACCGCACGTACCGGGTCCTGCAGTCGGCGGCGGCCGCCCGCCGCCGCATGCTCAAGCCGGCCGTCAAGCTCGTCCGTACCCTCCGGACCGGCGCGCTGCGCCTGCACTACCGCGCCCAGCTCCGGCTCCCCCTGCGCGCCGACCGCGCTGTCTTCGCCTCCTGCGAGGGCGGGGGGAACAGCGGCAACCCGGGCGCCCTGGCGGAGGCGTTCCGCGCGTTCGCCCCGCACATCCGCACGGGCCGGCTGGGCCGGCCCGACACGGCCGCCTACTGGACGGCCCTGGCCCGCTCCAAGTACCTCGTCAGCGACACCGACTTCGAACCCGGCCTGCTCAAGCGCCCCGGACAAGTGCTGATCCAGACCCAACAGGGCACCCCCCTCGGCCACATGGGACTGGACCTGCAGGAACGCCCGGCCGCCGCACGGGACATGGACTTCGAGAGGCTGCTCAGGGGCGTGGACCAGTGGGACTACGTCCTGTCCGCCAACCGCCACTCCACCCTGGTCTGGGAACGCGTCCACCCGGGCACGTACACCACCCTCGAATACGGTCTGCCGCGCAACGACCGTTTCCAGAAGGCCACGTCCGCCGATGTCGCCCGGATCCGCGAGTCGCTCGGCATCACCGACGACACCGTCGCGCTCCTGTACACGCCCGCCCACCGCGACTACCGCCGCACCCAGCACTCGCCCCTCGACCTGGAGCGCGTCCTGCACCGCCTGGGCCCCCGCTACGTCATCCTGGCCCGCCCGCAGGGCCCCGTGCCGAAGGGCGCCGGGATCATCGACGTCACCGGCCGTCCGAGCGTCGAGGAACTCGCCCTCGCCTCGGACGCGTTGATCACCGACTACGCGTCCCTGATGTTCGACTACGCCAACCTCGACCGCCCGATCGTCATCCACGCCCACGACTGGGAGGCGTACGAGGCGGCCCGCGGCACCTACTTCGACCTGCGCGCCTTCCCACCGGGCGCGGTCGCCCGCAGCGAGGACGAGCTGGTCGACATCTTCGCCACCGGCCACTGGCGCGGCTCCCGCTCCACCCGGCTGCGCACCGCGTTCCGCGAGCGCTTCTGCCCGTACGACGACGGGCGCGCCGGCGAACGGGTGGTGCGGCACGTGGTGCTGGGCGAGCGGGGGCTGCCGCCGGTCGTCCCGCCGGCCGACCGCCACCCCGTACCGTCGGCCGCCGGGACCCTCACGCGCTCCCCGCAGGCCACCGTGCCGCAACCGACCGGCCCGCTGACCGTCACCGACAGCCTCTGA